The following is a genomic window from Rhizobium sp. CC-YZS058.
GGTCGGAGAGGGAACCCATGATCAGCAGCGAGACGAGCAGGGTTGCCGTATAAACTGCGAAGATGGCTGTGAGGGTCAACGGCGTGAAGCCGATCGCCTGTTGCAGAAGCGGATAGAAGGGCGAGGGAGCGCTGGCGGCCGCCATCATGACCACCATACCCGCCAGAGTGAAGCGGAGGCCGGCGGTCGAATGGGCCGGCGTGTTGGAAAGGACGTTGGGCATGGGGGCTCGATTGTTCGAAATTTTTCGAACGCAAATCTACTGGCAGTCCCCAGACGGTTCAACTAGAATCGAACCATGATCATCGATGAAGCGCCTGCCACCTCTCTCGACCTGCCCCATCCTGACGCCAGCGCGTTGAAGCTGACGCAGGTTCTGTTCGCACTCAGTGATGAAGAGCGCCTGGCGATCGTTCGCCAGCTTGCGGAAGGGCCGCTCGACATGGCGCGGTGTCACCTCTCGGATGCCTCGATCCCGAAGTCGACGAAATCGCATATGATGAAGGTGCTGCGCGAGGCGGGAATCATTCGCAACGAACCCTGCGGCCGCGGCCGTCGCCTGTCGCTGCGCGTGGACGATCTCGAGGCGCGCTTTCCTGGGTTGCTTGCTTCCGTGCTCGCTGCAGTCCCAGAGGCCGACGGCGCAGCCTCTCCGCTCGGTTAGGCCGTTCGCGGGCTACGCCAGATTGGGTTTCGCATGAGAAGACAACCTTTCGTTTCGCTCTTATGCGCTTACCGACGTTCGCGAAACGCAGCTTGAGCAGC
Proteins encoded in this region:
- a CDS encoding ArsR family transcriptional regulator — protein: MIIDEAPATSLDLPHPDASALKLTQVLFALSDEERLAIVRQLAEGPLDMARCHLSDASIPKSTKSHMMKVLREAGIIRNEPCGRGRRLSLRVDDLEARFPGLLASVLAAVPEADGAASPLG